In a genomic window of Festucalex cinctus isolate MCC-2025b chromosome 11, RoL_Fcin_1.0, whole genome shotgun sequence:
- the col8a1a gene encoding collagen, type VIII, alpha 1a, producing MQPLRPPLLLTLLQLVVLIYISDGKYYGHNQHPQAYQQQMQMQHHQHMGMGNEGYPQQQYIGKEVPYMHYPQYRKELPQMPVMKGKEKARKGGGYNGGQDKGQTIPSGAEGIPQGLPGPVGPPGPQGPIGPPGPPGNGQPGRAGLPGPPGQPGVPGIGKPGLPGPPGRPGGLGQLGPQGEMGPRGEQGLSGQPGRQGPPGPPGLPGIGKAGGQGLPGQPGMKGEPGHKGLPGLPGLQGPKGDKGMGQPGLPGHKGLPGPQGPAGQRGLPGFGKPGLNGMPGPQGPPGEKGHPGLKGLSGPPGEGGPPGPPGLPGQGKPGQNGLPGQPGMQGPKGHPGPPGLPGTPGLPGFGKPGLQGPNGDKGMNGPTGPLGPKGDKGHAGLPGMTGPAGPSGQPGAPGPKGPSGGVGLPGPKGECGEGGPKGTDGIRGDSGTPGLPGTDGLPGERGSPGLRGPQGPSGAKGDSGHKGLPGAPGLAGLPGPKGVGGFPGEMGPQGPKGIPGMDGVAGPIGAPGPQGPKGDFGPPGPPGITGEGIPGHPGPIGPRGKEGPSGPQGLSGPPGPSGPPGPPGEPGVSPDLAGVLSQMGPGLDGEKAGGYGKKGKYGGNGAEVMGVSGLEMPAFTAITSTPFPPVDSPVVFEKPLYNGRQNFNPQTGIFTCEVPGIYYFAYHIHCKGANVWAGLMRNNEPVMYTYDEYKKGYLDQASGSAVLPLQPGDTVYIQLPSDQAAGLYAGEYVHSSFSGFLLYPL from the exons ATGCAGCCCCTTCGGCCCCCATTGCTCCTGACCCTGCTGCAGCTTGTAGTACTTATATATATAAGTGATGGGAAGTACTATGGACACAATCAACACCCTCAAGCATACCAGCAGCAGATGCAAATGCAACACCACCAACACATGGGCATGGGCAATGAAGGCTACCCCCAGCAGCAGTACATCGGCAAAGAAGTACCCTATATGCACTATCCCCAGTATAGGAAAGAACTCCCCCAGATGCCCGTAATGAAGGGCAAAGAAAAGGCTCGTAAAGGGGGTGGCTATAACGGTGGACAAGACAAAG GTCAAACAATCCCAAGCGGTGCTGAGGGAATACCCCAAGGACTACCAGGTCCAGTTGGTCCACCTGGTCCACAAGGACCAATAGGACCCCCTGGACCTCCAGGCAATGGCCAACCAGGACGAGCAGGGCTACCTGGACCTCCCGGTCAACCAGGAGTACCTGGGATAGGTAAACCCGGGTTGCCAGGACCACCAGGCAGGCCAGGAGGACTCGGACAGCTGGGGCCGCAAGGCGAAATGGGACCTCGGGGTGAACAAGGGCTGTCCGGACAACCAGGACGTCAGGGTCCACCAGGGCCACCTGGGCTACCTGGAATAGGTAAAGCAGGTGGCCAGGGACTCCCAGGCCAACCAGGAATGAAAGGAGAGCCAGGTCACAAAGGACTGCCAGGACTTCCTGGATTACAAGGACCCAAAGGTGATAAAGGAATGGGACAGCCAGGGCTACCAGGTCATAAAGGTCTGCCAGGACCCCAAGGCCCTGCTGGACAAAGAGGGCTACCTGGTTTTGGAAAACCAGGTTTGAATGGGATGCCAGGCCCACAAGGACCTCCAGGAGAGAAGGGTCATCCAGGACTAAAAGGACTAAGTGGACCACCAGGTGAAGGAGGACCACCCGGTCCGCCTGGTCTGCCGGGCCAAGGAAAACCAGGTCAAAATGGTCTACCAGGACAGCCAGGCATGCAGGGTCCAAAAGGTCATCCAGGACCACCTGGTTTGCCAGGAACGCCAGGACTACCTGGCTTTGGTAAACCAGGCCTCCAAGGACCAAATGGTGATAAAGGTATGAATGGGCCAACTGGACCCCTAGGACCAAAGGGAGATAAAGGACATGCAGGATTACCAGGTATGACTGGACCTGCTGGGCCAAGTGGTCAACCAGGTGCTCCGGGACCCAAGGGGCCATCAGGGGGCGTAGGCTTACCAGGTCCAAAAGGAGAATGTGGAGAAGGAGGACCTAAAGGCACTGATGGAATTCGGGGAGACTCTGGTACTCCTGGATTACCTGGTACTGATGGCTTGCCTGGAGAACGTGGAAGTCCAGGACTGAGAGGTCCTCAAGGACCAAGTGGCGCCAAAGGAGATAGTGGACATAAAGGCCTTCCTGGTGCGCCAGGTCTGGCAGGACTTCCTGGGCCCAAAGGAGTAGGTGGATTTCCTGGTGAAATGGGACCTCAAGGTCCTAAAGGAATCCCCGGTATGGATGGTGTAGCAGGTCCTATCGGAGCACCTGGGCCTCAAGGACCAAAAGGAGATTTTGGTCCTCCTGGTCCACCGGGAATTACAGGTGAAGGCATTCCAGGTCATCCTGGTCCTATTGGACCTCGGGGGAAAGAAGGCCCATCAGGACCCCAAGGACTGAGTGGACCACCTGGCCCTTCTGGACCTCCTGGCCCACCAGGAGAACCTGGCGTGTCTCCGGACTTGGCTGGAGTGCTCTCCCAAATGGGCCCTGGACTGGATGGTGAGAAGGCTGGTGGCTATGGTAAAAAGGGCAAATATGGAGGAAATGGCGCAGAGGTCATGGGAGTCAGTGGGCTGGAAATGCCAGCATTCACAGCTATAACATCAACTCCATTCCCACCTGTGGACAGTCCAGTGGTGTTTGAGAAGCCTTTGTACAACGGTCGCCAAAACTTCAACCCCCAAACGGGAATATTCACCTGTGAAGTCCCTGGCATTTATTACTTTGCCTACCACATTCATTGCAAAGGAGCCAATGTGTGGGCGGGCCTGATGAGGAACAATGAGCCTGTGATGTATACATATGATGAGTACAAGAAGGGGTACTTAGATCAAGCATCGGGAAGTGCAGTTTTACCTTTACAGCCAGGGGACACAGTGTACATTCAACTGCCCTCAGATCAGGCTGCAGGACTTTACGCTGGAGAGTACGTGCATTCGTCTTTCTCTGGATTTCTACTGTATCCATTGTAA
- the jagn1a gene encoding protein jagunal homolog 1-A yields MTSRVGHKAAATNGSDFKFREKANQHYQMSASLKTEVRRLNVIHLLVWLLVSAHVAVAHFKLLSHDTVAMPYQWEYPYLLSMVPLLCSSLSLPKNNISYLVLSMISAGLFSVAPLIYGGMEMFPLAQQLFRHGKAYRFIFGFSAVTVMYLVMVVAVQVHAWQLYYMKKLLDSWFNTTQEKKKK; encoded by the exons ATGACGTCACGTGTTGGGCACAAAGCTGCTGCGACCAATGGAAGTGATTTCAAATTCAGAGAGAAGGCGAATCAACACTACCAAATGAG CGCTTCCTTGAAGACGGAGGTGCGTCGCCTGAACGTGATCCACCTTCTGGTTTGGCTGCTGGTGTCGGCCCACGTGGCCGTCGCTCACTTCAAGCTGCTGTCCCACGACACCGTCGCCATGCCCTACCAGTGGGAGTACCCCTACCTGCTCAGCATGGTCCCCCTGCTGTGCAGCAGCCTGTCGCTGCCCAAGAACAACATCAGCTACCTGGTCTTGTCCATGATCAGCGCGGGGCTGTTCTCGGTGGCGCCGCTCATCTACGGCGGCATGGAGATGTTCCCCCTGGCGCAGCAGCTGTTTCGCCACGGCAAAGCGTACCGCTTCATCTTTGGCTTCTCGGCGGTGACCGTGATGTATCTGGTCATGGTGGTGGCCGTGCAAGTGCACGCGTGGCAGCTGTACTACATGAAGAAGCTGCTCGACTCGTGGTTCAACACCAcgcaggagaagaagaagaaatga
- the LOC144030999 gene encoding uncharacterized protein LOC144030999: MRITVTFFVSFVLGWTCSALSKCPTDWRRYKDQCYYFSNDYRIQRDAVYACQIKGGLLTSIWDRNEQNWLLSQVNRGRATWIGLSRPWDHFAQRWNWWRWNDGTIYFISMSQWASGYPDSKKRNGFCVAMDESGWYNKDCDSYLTYICKRPVDETPCPACPQCPDCSCHCHPVPCPKCPDLTCPALPNLTCPALTCPTLPTSPVPSYQLTSTTDTPTNREPEICTSSASGIACSSRNVTCSCLLPMLANSQGGFRAALDDGLSVNRHIVIRGRANPQAEKLVVNLLVRDHDDNHDGEDDDATALHLRVNFESRTIVLNSRVDDSWGEKRQENFPEQRPFGPGLDFKIVIWCDADAFRLTFNDIHQMDYKYQVEDLQSIKWLEVWSALLTGIQLM, translated from the exons ATGAGGATTACAGTCACTTTCTTTGTCAGCTTTGTCCTTGGGTGGACTTGTTCAG CGCTGTCCAAATGTCCGACAGACTGGCGGCGCTACAAGGATCAATGTTACTACTTCTCAAACGACTATCGGATTCAGCGCGATGCTGTATACGCTTGTCAAATAAAGGGAGGCCTCCTGACCAGCATTTGGGACAGAAATGAGCAG AACTGGTTGCTTTCACAAGTTAACAGGGGCAGGGCCACCTGGATCGGCCTGTCTCGTCCTTGGGATCATTTTGCACAAAGGTGGAATTGGTGGAGGTGGAACGACGGGACGATTTACTTTATATCAATGTC ACAATGGGCTTCTGGTTATCCGgactcaaaaaaaagaaatggattCTGTGTTGCGATGGACGAAAGTGGCTGGTACAACAAGGATTGCGACAGCTACCTGACCTACATCTGCAAGCGCCCTGTGG ACGAGACCCCATGCCCTGCCTGCCCTCAATGCCCTGATTGTAGCTGTCACTGTCATCCAGTTCCTTGCCCAAAATGTCCTGATCTGACATGCCCCGCACTTCCTAATCTTACCTGCCCCGCTCTTACCTGTCCCACCCTTCCCACCTCCCCCGTCCCCTCCTACCAACTTACGTCGACCACCGATACACCGACCAATCGGGAGCCCGAGATCTGCACAAGCTCGGCCAGTGGGATAGCGTGTTCCTCTCGCAACGTCACATGCTCGTGCCTGCTCCCCATGCTTGCCAACTCG CAAGGCGGATTCAGAGCTGCGCTCGACGACGGTCTCAGCGTGAACCGCCACATCGTCATCAGAGGACGAGCCAATCCCCAAGCAGAGAA GCTCGTCGTCAACCTGTTGGTGCGCGACCACGACGACAATCACGATGGCGAGGATGACGACGCGACGGCTCTGCACCTGAGGGTCAACTTTGAAAGCAGAACCATCGTGCTCAACTCCAGGGTGGACGACTCGTGGGGTGAAAAGCGGCAGGAGAACTTTCCAGAACAACGCCCCTTTGGACCAGGACTCGACTTCAAG ATTGTCATCTGGTGTGACGCCGACGCTTTCCGCCTGACCTTCAATGACATCCACCAGATGGATTACAAATATCAAGTTGAAGACCTGCAAAGCATCAAGTGGCTGGAGGTGTGGTCTGCGTTGCTGACTGGTATCCAGCTGATGTGA